In Kwoniella dendrophila CBS 6074 chromosome 7, complete sequence, the following proteins share a genomic window:
- a CDS encoding aspartyl/glutamyl-tRNA(Asn/Gln) amidotransferase, B subunit: MINLLSPWSITRPILIGYSSSSKITISAFRNFSGSTIKRYSSKGKGKSKAIDGEDDWETIIGLEIHAQLKTGRKLFSPASTSYGETPNTNVNLHDAAFPGTLPVLDLHAVRLSLITALALQCQINSRSTFDRKHYFYHDIPASYQITQHYNPLARHGKIQIFEGDNKVERTFDVGIHQLQIEQDTAKSQNVGDNTLVDLNRAGTGLMEIVTEPDMRSAEEAGAFVRKLQGLLRRLGSGDGDMEKGNLRVDVNVSVRRFGAPFGTRCEIKNINSVRFLQAAIESERRRHIKHYLESPSIPIKQETRGLNELTLETFPLRSKEEAMDYRYMPDSNLPAIVIDQGYLQKLTHELPEMPWDVVKRLTNTYSVQKRDVETLIGLDEYHARGIRYYEDVVAGDKKIAKKAMNWIVHELLGQIGKTSLSWSPDIIPSGLMREMIILVEEGKITGTTGKSIIKHILSTTTSSSTKNNQEEMQIEDILSMLGIEITEGKHSSSSSSEDDTIIKELCEKAIRNQPKSVSDYKKGNEKVIMRLIGEVMKLSKGTANATKVKEELIELLKD; the protein is encoded by the exons ATGATCAACCTATTATCTCCGTGGAGTATCACGAGACCTATTTTAATCGGTTAttcgtcttcatctaaaataaCAATCTCGGCTTTTCGAAATTTCAGCGGTAGCACAATAAAACGTTATTCTTccaaaggtaaaggaaaatcaaaagctattgacggtgaagatgattgggaaaCTATCATAGGTTTAGAAATTCATGCTCAGCTGAAGACTGGTAGAAAGTTATTTTCGC CGGCTTCAACATCTTATGGTGAAACACCGAATACGAATGTGAATTTACATGACGCTGCTTTCCCCGGGACATTGCCT GTCCTTGACTTGCACGCTGTCAGGTTATCATTAATCACAGCATTGGCTCTACAATGCCAGATC AATTCTCGTTCCACTTTTGATAGAAAGCATTATTTCTATCATGATATACCTGCTTCTTATCAGATAACACAGCACTATA ATCCTTTAGCAAGGCATGGTAAAATACAAATCTTTGAAGGagataataaagttgaaagaacTTTTGATGTTGGAATACATCAGCTGCAAATagaacag GATACAGCAAAAAGTCAGAATGTTGGGGATAATACCCTTGTCGATCTTAATAGAGCTGGAACAGGGTTGATGGAGATAGTAACAGAACCAGATATGCG ATCAGCAGAAGAAGCCGGAGCATTTGTGCGTAAACTTCAAGGCTTATTACGGAGattaggttcaggtgatggtgatatgGAAAAG GGTAACCTACGTGTCGATGTTAATGTTTCCGTACGCCGGTTTGGTGCGCCATTCGGTACAAGATGTGAAATCAAGAACATCAACTCTGTCAGATTCTTGCAAGCTGCTATAG AATCGGAACGTCGTAGACACATAAAGCATTATcttgaatcaccttctataCCTATAAAACAGGAAACTAGAGGTTTGAATGAATTGACTTTAGAAACTTTCCCATtaagatcaaaagaagaagctatggATTATAGGTATATGCCTGACTCAAATCTACCTGCTATTGTGATTGACCAG GGATATCTCCAAAAATTAACAcatgaattacctgaaatgCCTTGGGATGTAGTCAAAAGGTTGACAAATACGTACAGTGTACAAAAGAGAGATGTGGAAACGTTGATTGGGTTAGATGAATACCACGCAAGGGGTATTCGATATTATGAAGATGTCGTTGCAGGTGATAAGAAAATAGCTAAGAAAGCTATGAATTG GATTGTGCATGAATTGTTAGGACAGATTGgtaaaacatcattatcGTGGTCTCCTGATATAATACCTTCTGGCCTGATGCgtgaaatgataatattggttgaagaaggtaaaattaCAGGAACGACgggaaaatcaattataaaaCATATTTTATCAACGACAACTTCTTCCTCCACTAAAAATAATCAAGAGGAAATGCAGATTGAAGACATATTATCAATGTTAGGTATAGAAATCACAGAAGGCAAACattcttcctcctcttcatctgaagatgatacgATAATAAAGGAATTATGCGAAAAAGCAATCAGAAATCAACCTAAATCTGTTAGTGATTATAAAAAAGGAAACGAAAAAGTAATAATGAGATTGATTGGTGAAGTAATGAAATTAAGCAAAGGTACTGCTAATGCTACcaaagtgaaagaagagttAATTGAACTGTTGAAAGATTAG